A stretch of Candidatus Symbiobacter mobilis CR DNA encodes these proteins:
- the pstS gene encoding phosphate ABC transporter substrate-binding protein PstS, whose translation MYAGWKSGLVAAAMALSWAANAAEITGAGASFPAPLYAKWASDYYKQTGNKVNYQSIGSGAGIKQIDAGIVDFGASDMPQTDEVLRSKGQVQFPVVIGGTVPVVNIPGIGPGQMKLDGQVLGDIYLGKITRWNDPALRALNPGLALPDAAIAPVRRADGSGTTFNFTNYLSRVHPQWKANVGEGTAVNWPVGAGGKGNEGVAAFVGRLPHSIGYVEYSYAKQNKMAYTLLKNRDGHFVAPNEESFRAAAAGVDWNRSFYQLITDAPGKDTWPISTATFILMHQQPKDPAKAAEVLRFFAWAFDRGDDAAAALDYVALPDSVVEEIRKSWNRIVDAQSKAISWK comes from the coding sequence ATGTACGCAGGATGGAAAAGTGGATTGGTTGCCGCCGCTATGGCGTTGTCTTGGGCTGCCAATGCAGCGGAAATCACTGGCGCCGGGGCCTCGTTTCCGGCGCCCCTGTATGCCAAGTGGGCGTCGGACTACTACAAGCAGACTGGTAACAAGGTCAACTACCAGTCGATCGGTTCGGGGGCCGGCATCAAGCAGATCGATGCGGGTATCGTGGATTTCGGCGCATCCGACATGCCGCAGACCGATGAAGTGTTGCGATCCAAAGGGCAGGTGCAGTTCCCTGTCGTGATCGGTGGAACGGTTCCCGTCGTCAACATCCCTGGCATTGGCCCTGGGCAGATGAAGCTCGATGGGCAAGTGCTCGGCGACATCTACCTGGGCAAGATCACCCGCTGGAACGACCCCGCGCTTCGTGCGCTCAACCCTGGCCTTGCGCTGCCTGACGCTGCCATTGCCCCGGTTCGTCGTGCCGATGGTTCAGGGACGACCTTCAATTTTACCAACTATCTCTCCCGGGTGCATCCACAGTGGAAAGCCAATGTCGGGGAAGGCACGGCAGTGAATTGGCCCGTGGGCGCCGGTGGCAAGGGGAATGAAGGGGTGGCTGCTTTCGTCGGGCGCTTGCCGCATTCGATTGGCTACGTCGAGTATTCCTACGCCAAGCAAAACAAGATGGCGTACACCTTGCTCAAGAACCGGGATGGGCACTTCGTCGCCCCTAACGAGGAATCCTTCCGCGCAGCCGCTGCCGGGGTGGATTGGAACCGGTCCTTCTACCAACTCATTACCGATGCCCCCGGCAAAGATACCTGGCCCATTTCTACGGCCACGTTCATCCTGATGCACCAGCAGCCTAAGGATCCGGCGAAGGCGGCAGAGGTGTTGCGGTTCTTCGCATGGGCCTTCGACCGTGGCGATGATGCGGCCGCTGCGTTGGACTATGTCGCGTTGCCCGATAGCGTCGTAGAAGAAATCCGCAAGTCCTGGAACCGCATCGTCGATGCACAAAGCAAGGCGATTTCCTGGAAGTGA
- a CDS encoding FHA domain-containing protein, with protein sequence MGVQTTVVFADLFGSTGVFESVGNARATEAVTQATAWIAAKITKNGGRVVKYLGDGVLSIFGSSADALVTVVDIQRSYQLRLERQEPALYMPLRIGVGRGDVEFVDGDCYGDAVNIAARLSELTGPHQIWINDQALDQNVHIDHVHFRSLGPIALRGRAEPCTIYQIEWQEEVNSDYFTVQASLSPEQDMPGADVLGGQVELSWGGATKSFHAFDMPILLGRARHLNFVINDPRVSRTHARVEWHNGSMVLVDISSYGCSVRFAGGGADVVLRRDECVLHGHGDIALGTSFNDPAAIIVGFSIS encoded by the coding sequence ATGGGTGTACAGACCACCGTCGTTTTCGCCGACCTGTTCGGGAGCACTGGCGTGTTCGAGTCGGTAGGCAACGCTCGCGCAACCGAGGCTGTGACACAGGCCACGGCGTGGATTGCCGCCAAGATCACCAAGAACGGTGGCAGGGTGGTGAAGTACCTCGGCGATGGAGTGCTGTCGATTTTTGGCAGCAGCGCCGATGCCCTCGTTACCGTCGTCGATATCCAGCGTTCCTACCAATTGCGTCTGGAACGCCAGGAGCCTGCGCTATACATGCCGCTGCGCATTGGGGTAGGGCGGGGGGATGTGGAATTCGTCGATGGGGACTGCTATGGCGACGCCGTCAACATTGCCGCTCGCCTGAGTGAATTGACCGGCCCACACCAAATCTGGATCAATGACCAGGCGCTGGATCAAAACGTCCACATCGACCATGTGCATTTCCGCAGCCTAGGCCCCATTGCTCTGCGCGGGCGCGCCGAGCCTTGCACCATTTACCAGATCGAGTGGCAGGAGGAAGTCAATTCCGACTACTTCACGGTGCAAGCGTCCTTGAGTCCGGAGCAGGACATGCCTGGGGCGGACGTTCTGGGCGGGCAGGTCGAGTTGAGTTGGGGAGGGGCCACCAAATCTTTCCATGCTTTTGACATGCCTATCTTGTTGGGGCGCGCACGCCATCTCAACTTCGTCATCAACGACCCACGGGTGTCCCGCACCCATGCCCGTGTCGAGTGGCACAACGGCAGCATGGTGCTCGTGGACATCAGTTCTTACGGGTGTTCCGTCCGCTTTGCCGGAGGGGGGGCCGATGTCGTGCTGCGGCGTGACGAGTGCGTACTGCATGGCCACGGGGACATTGCCCTGGGCACCTCGTTCAACGACCCCGCTGCGATCATCGTGGGCTTCAGCATAAGCTGA
- a CDS encoding LD-carboxypeptidase produces the protein MNIPEPLQPQQPRPRLYVYSPSSAVVDRNAFRRALSRLERLGYAVEVDPTALARKQRFAGTDADRLAGIHRAAQSGADVALLSRGGYGLTRLLSQLDYGLLAESVARGMRWVGMSDFTALQCALLSQTGVPSWFGPALCEGFGAPRLARSGSRAGLEAIDPGMLRSFQDVVAGRSHGVQWRMQAPLRLPDGIHSMPRHVRIDKATLWGGNLTLLSALVGTPYLPPVDAGILFLEDIGEHPYRIERMCTQLLHAGVLERQQAIVLGKFTGYVLHPQDRGFDLSSVVDWLRSRLSIPILTDLPCGHIPAKVLLPVGRAVCLQARRREAAIFWDGPKTAPHTLP, from the coding sequence ATGAACATACCGGAACCATTGCAACCACAGCAGCCTCGTCCCAGGCTGTATGTGTATTCCCCCAGCTCGGCGGTGGTAGATCGGAATGCATTCCGCCGTGCGCTGTCCCGGCTGGAAAGGCTGGGGTATGCCGTCGAGGTCGATCCCACAGCGCTTGCACGCAAGCAACGGTTTGCAGGCACGGATGCAGACCGCCTGGCAGGCATCCACCGCGCAGCGCAAAGTGGAGCAGACGTGGCGCTCCTTTCCCGGGGCGGGTACGGGCTGACCCGGCTGTTGTCGCAGCTCGACTACGGCTTGCTGGCGGAATCCGTGGCGCGGGGGATGCGCTGGGTGGGGATGAGCGACTTCACGGCACTGCAATGCGCATTGCTGTCCCAAACCGGGGTGCCAAGCTGGTTCGGCCCGGCGTTGTGCGAAGGTTTTGGCGCACCCCGTCTTGCCCGGTCCGGCAGCAGGGCGGGACTGGAAGCCATCGACCCGGGCATGTTGCGCAGCTTTCAGGACGTGGTGGCAGGCCGAAGCCATGGGGTGCAATGGCGTATGCAAGCACCTTTGCGCTTGCCCGATGGCATCCATTCCATGCCACGACATGTGCGTATCGACAAGGCTACGTTATGGGGCGGCAATCTGACGTTGCTCAGTGCCCTGGTCGGTACGCCGTATCTCCCACCAGTCGATGCAGGCATCCTGTTCCTCGAAGACATTGGTGAACATCCCTACCGCATCGAACGGATGTGTACGCAATTGCTCCACGCCGGTGTGCTGGAACGGCAGCAGGCCATCGTTTTGGGAAAGTTCACGGGATATGTGCTTCACCCGCAAGACCGTGGTTTTGATTTGTCCAGCGTCGTGGATTGGTTGCGATCCCGGCTGTCGATCCCCATCCTGACCGACCTGCCTTGCGGGCATATCCCCGCCAAAGTGCTACTCCCTGTGGGAAGGGCAGTGTGTCTGCAAGCCCGACGCAGAGAGGCAGCGATTTTTTGGGATGGCCCCAAAACCGCCCCCCATACATTGCCCTAA
- a CDS encoding C40 family peptidase, protein MATTGNHKVRNGKEVQDDNMAEQERAQQETSNRAQDCAVERPLSQHGIQHGDGERWVMGNLLLCFLLLVLLGGCASTPPASQGGGDGRLTTKQANDVTVYALSLIGTPYRYGGNTPQSGFDCSGLVQHVYRTRAGIVTPRTVAAMQRWGRAIPQSALRSGDLVLFGTRSPPDHAGIYVGKGRFVHAPSTGGVVRLDHLDSRHWSRRLLGSRRP, encoded by the coding sequence ATGGCCACCACTGGCAACCACAAGGTTCGCAACGGGAAGGAAGTGCAGGACGACAACATGGCAGAACAGGAAAGAGCACAACAGGAGACATCAAACCGCGCACAAGACTGTGCGGTGGAACGGCCCTTATCCCAGCATGGCATCCAGCATGGCGACGGGGAACGCTGGGTCATGGGGAACTTGTTATTGTGCTTCTTGCTGTTGGTTTTGTTGGGCGGCTGTGCCAGCACCCCGCCTGCATCGCAGGGTGGAGGCGATGGCCGTCTGACGACCAAACAGGCCAATGACGTGACTGTCTATGCCCTCAGCCTGATCGGCACGCCCTATCGCTATGGCGGGAACACTCCGCAATCGGGCTTTGATTGCAGCGGCTTGGTGCAGCACGTCTACCGGACTCGCGCAGGAATCGTCACCCCGCGTACCGTCGCTGCCATGCAACGCTGGGGGCGTGCGATTCCCCAAAGCGCCTTGCGTTCGGGCGATTTGGTGCTGTTCGGCACCCGCTCCCCCCCGGATCACGCCGGCATCTACGTGGGCAAGGGCCGTTTCGTCCACGCACCGTCGACGGGAGGGGTGGTTCGGCTCGATCACCTGGATTCCCGGCACTGGTCCCGGCGCTTGTTGGGTTCTCGCAGGCCGTGA
- a CDS encoding VUT family protein → MLSSCTSFPLRTLWLPVVAMLVVVTSSNYLVQFTLNDWLTWGAFTFPVAFLVTDLTNRALGADAARSVAWMGFAMAVLASIAVAPVRIAIASGTAFLLGQWMDIVAFNRLRALSWWKAPLIGSLLASVLDTGVFFFLAFAGSDMDWKLLALGDLSVKWLMALTLLAPYKALLPWIYVWVPTVRKDAPSTPA, encoded by the coding sequence ATGTTGTCGTCCTGCACTTCCTTCCCGTTGCGAACCTTGTGGTTGCCAGTGGTGGCCATGCTGGTGGTCGTCACCTCATCGAACTACCTCGTCCAGTTCACCCTCAACGACTGGCTGACATGGGGAGCTTTCACGTTTCCGGTGGCGTTTTTGGTTACTGATCTGACCAATCGCGCACTGGGTGCGGACGCTGCGCGCAGCGTCGCATGGATGGGTTTCGCCATGGCTGTGTTGGCTTCGATAGCCGTGGCGCCCGTGCGAATCGCGATTGCGTCGGGCACTGCATTCCTGTTGGGCCAATGGATGGACATCGTCGCATTCAACCGCTTGCGCGCTCTGTCGTGGTGGAAGGCGCCGCTGATCGGGTCACTGCTCGCTTCGGTGCTGGATACGGGGGTGTTTTTCTTCCTGGCGTTTGCAGGGTCGGATATGGACTGGAAGCTGCTCGCCCTGGGTGATCTTTCGGTGAAGTGGCTGATGGCGTTGACGCTGCTGGCCCCGTACAAGGCTTTGCTACCGTGGATCTACGTCTGGGTGCCTACCGTGCGCAAGGATGCGCCGAGTACCCCGGCGTAA
- a CDS encoding BMP family ABC transporter substrate-binding protein produces MESENKVNRSRRELLAAGLSLAFAGCGPVQESAIPTPQRGAASFVGKRSAPLKIGFLYVGPVGDGGWSFAHDNARRIIDQEFGSQVLTSFVENVPQDQRAERVLQDLIGQGNRLIFGTSFGYMDAMARVAGRARDVRFEHATGYYRSRNMRTYDSRTYQGAYLAGIIAGAMTRNGHLGVVASIPIPEVIRNINSFTLGALTSNPNVITLVQWVNAWFDPRRETEAANKLMDSGADVLFQNTDSASVLRAAQARGKRAFGWDSDMRHYGPDAHLASSVVQWAPYYRQTVRDVLEGKWVGGGHTWWGVREGAIDIVSMAQDIPPATKERVQTVKKGLTEGGFSIWHGPILDNEGKLRLLPGVAASDKFLGAMRFYVQGVQGIVPSVE; encoded by the coding sequence ATGGAATCAGAAAACAAGGTGAACCGTTCCCGCAGGGAGTTGCTGGCTGCTGGGTTGTCGCTGGCCTTCGCGGGGTGCGGCCCGGTGCAGGAATCGGCAATTCCCACCCCGCAACGCGGCGCTGCGTCTTTTGTCGGTAAGCGTTCTGCCCCACTCAAGATCGGTTTTCTGTATGTGGGGCCAGTGGGGGATGGCGGCTGGTCTTTTGCGCACGACAACGCACGCCGCATCATCGACCAGGAATTTGGTTCCCAGGTGCTGACATCTTTCGTCGAAAACGTTCCCCAGGATCAGCGTGCGGAGCGCGTACTGCAAGACCTGATTGGGCAAGGAAATCGCCTGATTTTTGGCACGTCCTTCGGGTACATGGACGCGATGGCGCGGGTAGCAGGGCGTGCGCGCGATGTGCGCTTTGAGCACGCTACAGGCTACTACCGTTCGCGCAACATGCGTACCTATGACAGCCGTACCTACCAGGGCGCGTACCTCGCAGGCATCATTGCCGGGGCAATGACCCGCAACGGCCATCTGGGTGTCGTCGCGTCGATCCCGATCCCGGAAGTCATTCGCAATATCAATAGCTTTACCTTGGGGGCACTCACCAGCAACCCCAATGTCATCACTCTGGTGCAATGGGTCAACGCCTGGTTTGACCCGCGCCGGGAAACGGAAGCCGCCAACAAACTGATGGACAGTGGCGCAGACGTGCTGTTCCAAAACACGGACTCTGCCTCCGTGTTGCGCGCCGCGCAGGCCCGGGGAAAACGTGCCTTTGGCTGGGATTCCGATATGCGGCACTACGGCCCGGATGCACACCTTGCATCAAGCGTCGTCCAGTGGGCGCCGTACTACCGGCAGACTGTGCGGGACGTGCTGGAAGGCAAATGGGTGGGGGGCGGCCACACTTGGTGGGGCGTGCGGGAAGGAGCGATCGATATCGTCTCCATGGCACAGGATATTCCCCCTGCCACCAAGGAACGAGTGCAGACGGTCAAAAAGGGACTGACCGAAGGTGGTTTCTCCATCTGGCATGGCCCCATCCTTGACAACGAAGGCAAGCTGCGTTTGCTGCCGGGCGTCGCCGCCAGTGACAAATTCCTTGGCGCGATGCGTTTTTATGTCCAGGGCGTGCAGGGCATCGTTCCCAGCGTGGAGTAG
- a CDS encoding HlyD family type I secretion periplasmic adaptor subunit produces the protein MHDNQFLDKERQPGDDKGNDPPSDSTPKALALLVQRTEALFPAPGVRSQRRPRIGLVLLLVLGVFFLWAAFVPLSKGVVAPGTVVVDSQRKTIQHLEGGVVHAIHVKEGARVQAGAVLVELDDTQARANRDTLRWRYFSKLAALDALQSLLEGRPDLVFRAELLQVAKETEVAEALRLQQGMFKVLRLEHEGKTRIAQQRIEQLEQKLQGLQAYRDTLRKQVAMLTEETRRLTGLQQKRLVEATLVAERMQQLSQQQGELGNVTSSIAETRIAIGESRLNLLQVAREWHQELAKQLSEAQETLLELKSQLQAAQNVLDRTIIRAPIAGVVLGMKVTTIGGVVTTGSPLMDVVPEGDTLVIDAHVRPVDVDSVHRGMKTHVKFTSFKARSSPDVFAVVDNVSADVLTDPDRREPYYLMRVAISGEELRKLGSVDVVPGMPVEVYADGGSRTLLQYLFDPVSTVVRKSLRED, from the coding sequence ATGCACGACAACCAGTTCCTCGACAAGGAGCGCCAGCCAGGCGACGACAAAGGGAACGACCCTCCCTCCGACTCCACCCCCAAAGCATTGGCCTTGCTCGTGCAACGCACCGAAGCTTTGTTCCCGGCGCCGGGGGTGCGTAGCCAACGTCGACCCCGCATTGGCCTTGTGCTGCTGCTTGTGCTGGGGGTGTTTTTTCTGTGGGCGGCTTTCGTTCCGCTGTCCAAGGGCGTCGTCGCGCCGGGCACTGTCGTCGTCGATTCGCAGCGCAAGACGATCCAGCATCTCGAAGGCGGCGTTGTGCATGCCATCCATGTGAAGGAAGGCGCCCGGGTGCAGGCCGGCGCCGTCCTCGTCGAGCTTGACGACACGCAGGCACGCGCCAACCGGGATACGCTGCGCTGGCGGTATTTCAGCAAGCTCGCCGCGCTGGATGCACTGCAATCGCTGCTGGAAGGGCGCCCGGATTTGGTTTTTCGCGCAGAGCTACTCCAAGTCGCGAAAGAAACCGAGGTGGCCGAGGCGCTGCGCCTACAGCAAGGGATGTTCAAAGTGCTGCGGTTGGAGCACGAAGGCAAAACCCGCATTGCTCAGCAACGCATCGAACAGCTCGAACAAAAGCTGCAAGGCTTGCAGGCGTACCGTGACACGCTGCGCAAACAAGTGGCCATGCTGACCGAAGAAACGCGCAGGCTCACGGGATTGCAGCAAAAACGTCTCGTCGAAGCTACCCTGGTTGCGGAGCGCATGCAACAACTGTCGCAGCAGCAGGGGGAACTGGGTAACGTTACGTCCAGCATTGCGGAAACCCGGATCGCCATCGGCGAATCGCGTCTGAACCTGCTGCAAGTCGCACGCGAGTGGCACCAGGAACTGGCCAAGCAATTGTCAGAAGCGCAAGAGACTTTGCTCGAACTCAAAAGCCAATTGCAGGCAGCGCAAAACGTGCTGGATCGAACCATCATCCGTGCCCCCATCGCCGGGGTCGTACTGGGGATGAAGGTCACGACCATCGGCGGAGTCGTGACCACTGGTAGCCCATTGATGGATGTCGTACCGGAAGGTGACACGCTCGTCATTGATGCGCATGTTCGACCCGTCGACGTGGACAGCGTACACCGGGGAATGAAAACGCACGTCAAATTCACCTCGTTCAAGGCGCGATCAAGCCCAGACGTCTTCGCCGTGGTGGACAACGTCTCTGCCGATGTCTTGACCGACCCCGACCGGCGCGAACCCTACTACCTGATGCGCGTGGCGATTTCGGGCGAGGAGTTGCGCAAACTGGGGAGTGTGGACGTTGTCCCCGGAATGCCGGTGGAGGTCTATGCGGACGGGGGCAGCAGAACCCTGCTGCAATACCTGTTCGACCCGGTATCTACTGTGGTCCGCAAAAGCTTGCGGGAGGATTGA
- a CDS encoding type I secretion system permease/ATPase gives MTAWLPPLVRERLWTAELRRAFWHALGLSLLINVLLLTSPLYMLQMYDRVLTSRSEETLFAISAIALFLLASYGVLEGMRARTLVGVGLAVDDLVNDSVFTSLFRDAVLRQGGATAQPIRDLELVRAQLSGPALMAIFDLPWVPLFLVLLYVLHPVLGTVALLGTVVSVLLAFVAERVSRPLIEETGKQQIAASRFLEGCLRNVDAIWAHGMMDRVRQRWLDTYRQSVDLSASGADRVSAFSATTKAFRIAMQSAMLGVGAWLVLRDAGVSPGVMIAGSIIFGRAIAPLDQTLAASRGFLAGWLALRRIDALLGRLDVVSDPMPLPKPSGVVSVEELSLVPFGARKPVVHGVRFALEAGEVLAIVGPSASGKTSLARALVGLWPPAAGKVRLDGAELSQWSPQALGSYIGYLPQDVELLAGTVQENIARFTQADAESVLQAAQVAGCHDLVLQLAQGYDTRLGEGGTKLSAGQSQRVALARCFFGDPALVVLDEPDSNLDTDGVAALDAAIVALKSRKTTAVLITHNLRLLRHADKALLMSQGKMAYFGPPQPLLQKLAPQGV, from the coding sequence ATGACGGCCTGGCTCCCCCCTCTGGTACGCGAGCGGTTATGGACTGCAGAACTGCGGCGTGCGTTCTGGCACGCCCTGGGGCTGAGCCTGCTCATCAATGTGCTGCTGCTCACTTCTCCGCTGTACATGCTCCAGATGTACGACAGGGTCTTGACCAGCCGTAGCGAGGAAACGCTTTTCGCCATCTCCGCCATCGCGCTGTTTTTGCTCGCCAGCTACGGGGTGCTCGAAGGGATGCGTGCGAGAACTTTGGTCGGCGTGGGGTTGGCTGTCGATGATCTCGTCAACGACTCCGTATTCACCAGTCTGTTTCGCGATGCGGTACTGCGCCAGGGTGGGGCGACAGCGCAGCCCATTCGCGACCTCGAACTCGTTCGTGCGCAGCTTTCCGGCCCGGCGTTGATGGCGATCTTCGACTTGCCCTGGGTTCCTCTATTCCTGGTGTTGCTCTACGTTTTGCATCCCGTGCTTGGCACCGTAGCACTGCTGGGAACGGTGGTCAGCGTGCTGTTGGCTTTCGTTGCCGAGAGAGTGTCTCGCCCCTTGATCGAAGAAACCGGCAAACAGCAAATCGCGGCATCGCGTTTTCTGGAAGGCTGCTTGCGCAATGTGGATGCCATTTGGGCGCACGGCATGATGGATCGGGTACGTCAGCGGTGGTTGGACACCTACCGGCAATCCGTCGATCTGTCCGCCAGCGGCGCGGACAGGGTGAGCGCCTTTTCCGCGACCACCAAGGCTTTTCGTATTGCGATGCAAAGCGCCATGCTGGGTGTTGGCGCTTGGTTGGTCTTGCGCGATGCGGGGGTATCCCCTGGCGTGATGATTGCGGGGTCGATCATTTTTGGCCGGGCCATCGCCCCCCTTGATCAAACGCTTGCAGCCAGCAGGGGGTTTCTTGCCGGGTGGCTGGCACTGCGGCGCATCGATGCCCTGCTGGGGCGTTTGGATGTCGTGTCGGACCCAATGCCTTTGCCCAAACCCTCCGGGGTGGTGTCCGTGGAAGAACTGAGCCTGGTTCCTTTCGGCGCACGCAAGCCCGTGGTGCATGGGGTGCGGTTTGCGCTCGAAGCCGGGGAAGTGCTGGCCATCGTTGGCCCTAGCGCGTCGGGCAAAACCAGCCTGGCGCGTGCGCTCGTCGGGCTGTGGCCCCCCGCTGCGGGCAAGGTGCGCCTTGATGGAGCGGAACTCTCGCAATGGAGCCCACAGGCCCTCGGTTCCTATATTGGCTATTTGCCGCAGGACGTGGAATTGTTGGCGGGAACGGTGCAGGAAAACATCGCCCGCTTCACGCAGGCTGATGCCGAATCCGTGCTGCAAGCGGCCCAGGTGGCTGGCTGTCACGACTTGGTGCTTCAGCTTGCTCAAGGCTACGACACCCGCCTTGGCGAAGGCGGAACCAAGCTTTCCGCAGGGCAGTCGCAGCGCGTGGCGTTGGCGCGGTGTTTTTTTGGTGACCCTGCGCTCGTTGTGCTGGACGAACCCGATTCGAACCTCGATACCGATGGCGTCGCCGCGCTCGATGCTGCCATCGTCGCGCTGAAATCCCGCAAAACGACAGCCGTCCTCATCACCCACAACCTGCGCCTGCTGCGCCATGCAGACAAAGCCTTGCTGATGTCCCAGGGAAAAATGGCCTACTTCGGGCCACCGCAGCCGCTGCTGCAAAAACTCGCGCCGCAGGGGGTGTGA
- a CDS encoding TolC family protein — MALRCTALRCLTQLGRFKTGGKKVYGLGCRVGWYVAGALLLVAHGATAQTLHDRIRAAVEADPRVQAARSTHESRLVDARGAKSLYLPVLRATGATGSSRSQDPLVRAGDKKTYGLELTQPIPLFGHESARLALANTAATVDAAEVGLVEQQVVADVLEALLGVEYAQGTLELRERLQSNIRQQVDAVHAAVAGGGIAASESRLVQSRAAQSAALLAQAQAQLSAAQSRLMRLVPGGLSLVPLRDDDLRSWWTSPVTFQALRDNAASAAPLRKARAQTDLAQAEYAVARTDLWPRLHVTMQGQKGEFGGVSADSQSVFVGVDIPLFEGGNAISRSQSAALRHQAARSALDQETRMLDQRLAEAWEQWRASESAAASWREAEQQDAAALTLMEEQVQGGATTHLVWLRAQQNALENRVQGVEATWQSRLAWVRLLQEAGALTVSQATPAQEPVEPAAPWSLSVFSGFSEHFVGPDLGLPHPFARSR; from the coding sequence TTGGCCCTTCGGTGTACAGCCCTTCGCTGCCTCACGCAGCTTGGGCGCTTCAAGACGGGCGGCAAGAAGGTGTATGGGTTGGGCTGTAGGGTGGGTTGGTATGTTGCCGGGGCCTTGCTGCTCGTTGCCCACGGCGCTACCGCGCAGACGCTGCACGACCGCATTCGCGCAGCAGTCGAGGCAGACCCCCGCGTCCAGGCCGCCCGCAGCACCCATGAGTCCCGGTTGGTCGATGCACGCGGGGCCAAATCCTTGTATTTGCCTGTGTTGCGCGCCACCGGCGCGACGGGAAGCAGCCGCAGTCAGGATCCGCTGGTTCGTGCAGGGGACAAGAAAACCTACGGGCTGGAGCTGACGCAGCCCATTCCGCTTTTTGGGCACGAGTCCGCAAGGTTGGCATTGGCGAACACGGCTGCCACCGTCGATGCAGCGGAAGTGGGGCTGGTGGAGCAGCAAGTCGTTGCCGACGTGCTCGAAGCCCTGCTTGGCGTGGAGTACGCGCAAGGCACGCTAGAGTTGCGCGAACGCCTGCAATCCAACATCCGCCAGCAAGTCGATGCCGTGCATGCCGCCGTGGCTGGTGGTGGCATCGCAGCCAGCGAAAGCCGCCTGGTGCAGTCCCGCGCTGCGCAATCTGCGGCGCTGCTGGCGCAGGCGCAGGCACAGCTTTCCGCAGCCCAGTCCCGCTTGATGCGGCTGGTTCCGGGGGGGCTGTCCCTGGTTCCCTTGCGGGATGACGATTTGCGTTCCTGGTGGACCAGTCCGGTCACTTTCCAAGCCTTGCGGGACAACGCTGCCAGCGCTGCGCCACTGCGCAAGGCCCGTGCGCAGACGGATCTTGCGCAAGCAGAGTACGCCGTGGCTCGCACTGACCTCTGGCCTCGGCTGCACGTCACGATGCAGGGGCAGAAAGGCGAATTCGGCGGGGTGTCGGCAGATTCACAGTCCGTCTTCGTCGGGGTCGATATCCCGCTCTTCGAGGGGGGCAACGCCATCAGCCGATCCCAAAGCGCGGCTTTGCGCCATCAGGCAGCCCGCAGCGCGCTCGACCAGGAAACGCGCATGCTGGATCAGCGTCTAGCCGAGGCCTGGGAGCAATGGAGAGCGTCCGAGTCTGCGGCTGCATCCTGGCGAGAAGCCGAGCAACAGGATGCAGCGGCGTTGACCTTGATGGAAGAGCAGGTGCAAGGCGGCGCTACCACGCACCTGGTGTGGCTCCGCGCCCAGCAAAATGCGCTGGAAAACCGGGTGCAGGGGGTTGAAGCCACTTGGCAAAGCCGCTTGGCATGGGTGCGGCTGTTGCAAGAGGCCGGCGCATTGACGGTGTCCCAGGCTACTCCTGCTCAGGAGCCTGTCGAACCTGCTGCGCCCTGGAGCCTCTCTGTCTTTTCCGGTTTTTCAGAGCACTTTGTTGGCCCGGATCTGGGCTTGCCCCATCCTTTTGCGCGCAGCCGCTGA